In Hyla sarda isolate aHylSar1 chromosome 12, aHylSar1.hap1, whole genome shotgun sequence, a genomic segment contains:
- the LOC130296825 gene encoding uncharacterized protein LOC130296825: protein MGLLLSTLQQTLMKFTGYEARILMLGLDAAGKTTILYKLKLRETVTTIPTIGFNVETVEPMRNVTFTVWDVGGQDKIRALWNHYYKNTDGLIFVVDSADPTRFLEATSELSAILESDEMRGVPFVVMANKQDLPGARRPGELAEELGLRKMKGHQWHVQGCCATTGDGLIEGLEILSDLVKQFKKNKPF, encoded by the coding sequence ATGGGTCTTCTCCTGAGCACCCTTCAACAAACTTTAATGAAGTTCACTGGATACGAAGCCCGGATCCTGATGTTGGGTCTGGATGCTGCCGGGAAGACAACTATCCTGTACAAGCTAAAGCTGCGCGAGACAGTCACTACAATCCCCACCATTGGGTTCAATGTAGAGACTGTGGAACCCATGCGCAATGTCACCTTCACCGTGTGGGATGTAGGAGGTCAGGACAAGATCAGAGCCCTATGGAATCATTACTATAAAAACACAGATGGGCTCATATTTGTGGTGGACAGTGCCGACCCAACGAGATTTCTGGAGGCCACCTCAGAGCTCAGCGCCATCCTGGAGAGCGATGAAATGAGAGGAGTCCCCTTTGTGGTGATGGCCAATAAGCAAGATCTACCTGGTGCCAGGAGACCAGGAGAACTGGCTGAAGAGCTGGGGCTAAGGAAGATGAAAGGACACCAATGGCATGTCCAAGGATGCTGTGCCACCACCGGGGATGGACTTATTGAGGGACTGGAGATACTCAGTGACTTGGTGAAACAATTTAAGAAGAACAAGCCATTTTGA